The genomic segment gtataatctttagttttaatatttaaaatttaaatactcTTTAGAAAcatataaaaatggcattaaatgattattagTGTGGAGAATGGAAATTACAATGATAACGATTATTCAATGCTATTTTCtctatatatttgatcatatagatttaaaatgttaGCTAGAATTGTTAACATTAGTGTTTGGGCCATTAAAAATAGTACAGAGCCTAAGGTCGTCCATATAACCTTATACATGGGATCTGGACTATTATCAAGGgatataatcaataaaaaCTTCGGTGAAGAGTGAATTACGGATCCCATAAtaaacataattatttaaactAAACAAAAAACGATATAATCACTCGTAGAGCAATGTTATTGAGAACATCTGATACttaatatttcattttaaatgtCTATGttcaatttacaattatcacaaGTGATGACtgcatattttaaatttttacttgagtaaattaaatttatacttatatacatataaacTATGATATACTCTCCGGATGTGTAACACTGATTGTCACTCGAGCATAATCTCAAAACTAATTAACACCATTGTcttagtaaataattattatttatgtagaagtttgatgtattttatacaatttaagCCATAAACTAAACCAAACTGATTGTCTTCtatgataataattattaaatctatAAAATGAGATCATTTATGGTACAATATGTTTTATTGTAAAACTTAAAATGGTTAGTTGTGTTTTGGAAGTACTTTCCGAATTCTAACGGCtaattttcatcatttttCTTGTGGTATATCTTGTATATGATATTTGGATCGCTTTGTGGCGGCACGTAAACAGGGATTATTTCACTAGCGAACCATTTGGTGACGGTAGGATTTGCAAAGCAGTAAACTATTATTGAGGGGGAGACAAACATGGCAATCAGTTGAAACAAACCAAATTGTAATGTCCTTTGTCGTCTATTACTGCGATGATTGAAGCCATACCCCCAAAAACTCATTTCGGATCCACACAGTAGTTACCTTCTACCCTACATGCACAATGCATAGCTATATTGGCTAATTTTTGCGATCAATTTGATGGATTTTTTTCAACATAAACAGTAGgaaaatgaaaatgtttaaaacCTAAATGACATTAGCTATAATagctaaataaaaaaataatctaaGTTGTATGAtggatgatatattttcgGAAGATGTTGAGTGTGTTGAATCTATTGGCGATGTTGCTACTTTTGACTCAAACAGTGACATTGTCATAGGCTTTAAAGGTGAAACTAGATCCAATTATGCCGCTAGCACCCCTAATAGGGCGAATAGATTATTGGAATTTAcagaaattataaattcaatacaTTCGGATAGAAAAGTAGAAGTCAAACAAACAGTATCCGATAAAACTAAACGAAAGGACTATAAGAAAACATCTAGTAGTGATTACAGTGAAAATGACGATGATTCCGATTGGGAAGAAtctgaaaatttgaaaaaaaagAGGCTTATTATGGATCAAAAGGCATTTAAACAAAACCTGCAACATGTAGACAATTTGTTCGagtaaaaaaatttttatttagattggTTGATAGAATTGGGAGCGAAAGTGAGAAGGAAGCTGTACCGACGACTctgttacaaaattttgtagaTAAAAAATGGCCCATCAAGTAATTTTGCCCTTATCCAGTGTAAAAATCGTGTTGATGGATCAATTTGGTAAAGTAGTAAGGGATCCAAAATTGGAAAGAGTGGAACTTCAAAAGGCATAGTAATTACATAACTTAGGatgatatttgtgatgAATTGGCTAAAAAACTTGGTAGGGATTATGGATTAGACGAATCATTGTGGAGTCTAATTAAGattaaattggatgatgaaattgtgaGTAGGACTACGGTCTTTGGTATACCTTCTAATTATCTAGGTGACGGCATGTTAGATCTCGAGGATGGAGTTCAGATTGACGTTGTTTTCCCACAGAATTTcgacaaataatttatgtagaGTTATCgcatattaatttttgttatataataatttgcattTAACTATATTACATAATGTACATCGATGCTATATATAACACGATTGTTGCAATATGTGATAAGTAAAATGACTTTGCGTAGGAACTAGTAATCGTCTAGAAGTGACATGTTGaatgtgtaatttgtgCTAATGGCTATGTTTATATGTTGtgattatttttaattcattcaaaaaaaaatcttcacacaatataat from the Babesia microti strain RI chromosome I, complete genome genome contains:
- a CDS encoding conserved Plasmodium protein, unknown function (overlaps_old_locusTagID:BBM_I03260), producing MSFWGYGFNHRSNRRQRTLQFGLFQLIAMFVSPSIIVYCFANPTVTKWFASEIIPVYVPPQSDPNIIYKIYHKKNDEN
- a CDS encoding conserved Plasmodium protein, unknown function (overlaps_old_locusTagID:BBM_I03265), coding for MDDIFSEDVECVESIGDVATFDSNSDIVIGFKGETRSNYAASTPNRANRLLEFTEIINSIHSDRKVEVKQTVSDKTKRKDYKKTSSSDYSENDDDSDWEESENLKKKRLIMDQKAFKQNLQHVDNLFELVDRIGSESEKEAVPTTLLQNFVDKKWPINVKIVLMDQFGKVVRDPKLERVELQKDDICDELAKKLGRDYGLDESLWSLIKIKLDDEIVSRTTVFGDGMLDLEDGVQIDVVFPQNFDK